GCACCACGATCCCGCGCGCGTGGGGGTCGATCAGCACCTTTGTGGGGTCGAAGCGCAGCCCCCGAACCGGGTCTTGGGGGCCATGCACGCGGTACGCATAGAGCTGCCCCGACTTCACTCCGGGCACGAACGTGTGCCAGTAGTGGTAGGTCCGGTTCGCGACCGGATCGAGGGCGATCGCGCGCGCGGGTCGCGCGTCGTCCTGCCGGTCGAACAGCATCAGCTCCACACCGGTCGCGGTACGGGAGAACAGGCTGAAGTTCGCCCCGCCGTCCGTGACGGTTGATCCGATCGGAAACGGTTGACCGGTCCGTGCGGGTGTCATGGTACCCCGGCTTGTAAAAGAATCAGGTTTTGGGAGCTTGGGCCGGTCCGCTGGTCGCGACCGAATCGGCCGCGACTCCGTCGCCGTTCGGGTGCGCGGCCGATCGTTCTTTCGGTTCCGCCCCCGGTGCGACCGGGGTACCAAACAGCAACCCGAACTTCTCCTGCACGTGGTAGAAGACCGGCGTGAGGAAGATGCCGAACAGCGTCACCCCGAGCATGCCGCTGAAGACCGAGATCCCCAGTGCCCGCCGCATTTCGGCCCCGGCCCCGGCCGCGAGGACGAGCGGTACCACGCCGAGGATGAACGCGAAACTGGTCATCAGAATCGGCCGCAACCGCAACCGGCAGGCTTCCACCGCCGCGGCGTGCGAGGTGCTCCCCTCCGCGCGCTTTTCCTTGGCGAACTCGACGATGAGGATCGCGTTTTTCGCGGCCAGCCCGACCAGCACCACGAACCCGACCTGGACGAAGATGTTGATGTCCAGTTTCGCAATCGCGACCCCGATGACGGAACAGAGCAAACACATCGGGACGACCAGAATCACCGCCAGCGGTAACCGCAGGCTCTCGTACTGGGCCGCGAGCAGCAGGTACACGAGCACCACGGCCAGCGCGAACACCACAATGGCCGTGTTCCCGGCGCGGATCTGGAGCAACGTCAGCTCCGTCCACTGGTAGTTCATCCCTTGCGGGAGCGCGTCGTTGGCCACTTGATCTATGGACGTGATGACCTGTCCGGAGCTGACGCCGGGCAGCGACGCCCCGTTGATCGCCGCGGCGGTTACCCCGTTGTAGCGCGTAACCATGACCGGGCCGCCGACGGGCCGCACCTCGGCCACGCTCCCCAACGGGACCATCGTCCCGTTGGTGTTCCGCACCTTGAGTTGTTTGACGTCGTCGGGGGTCAGGCGCTGACCCGGGTCGGCCTGAAGATTCACCTGCCAGGTGCGCCCGAACTGGTTGAAGTCGTTCGTGTAATAGCCGCCGAGATACACCTGAAGGGTGAGGAACACGTCGTTGAGAGGAACGCCCATTGAGAGGCACTTGGTGCGGTCCACGTCCACGAACAGTTGCGGCGTGTTCGACCGGAACGGCGTGAACAGCCCGACCAGGCCCGGCGTCTCGTTCCCCTTCGCGGCCACCGTATCGGTCGCGGCCTGGAGCGGATCGAGCCCCTGGGCGGCGCGGTCGCGGATCATCACCTTGAACCCGCCCGCGCTCCCGAGCCCGTCCACGGGTGGGGGCGGGAACACCGCGACCGAGGCGTTCTCGATCCGCCGGAAGAACTCGGCCCGGAGCTTACCCGCGATGGCGTCCCCGCGCAGCTCGGGTTTGTGACGGTTGTGGAACTCGTCGAGCACGACGAACAGGGTCGCGAAGTTCGACCCGTTCGCGTTCTGGATGACCGACGTGCCCGGGATGGTGATGGTGTGCGCCACCCCCGGTACGCCCGGGTAGTTCTCCTTGTCGTCCTGGTCCCCGCGGGCGATCCGCTCGATCTCGGACGTGACGATCGCCGTGCGCTCCAGGGACGCTGCGTCCGGGAGCTGGACGTTGACGACCAGGTAGCCCTTGTCCTGGGTCGGGATGAAGCCGGTCGGCACCGTCGTGAAGCCCTTGTACGTCAGGAACAGGAGCCCGCCGTACACGACGAGCACGACCACGGACACCCGCAGTAACCAACCGACACTGCGGGCGTACCCGGCCGATCCGCGGTCGAATCCGAAGTTGAACAGCCGGAAGAACCACCCCAGGAGGAGGTTGATTCCCCGCGTCAGCGGGTCGGTCTGTTCGGCCTTCGGCTTGAGCAGAATCGCACACAGCGCCGGGCTGAGCGTGAGCGAGTTGAGCGCGGAGAAGAACGTGGAGACCGCGATCGTGACCGCGAACTGTTTGAAGAACTGCCCGGTGATCCCGCTGATGAACGCGCACGGGACGAACACGGCCATCAGCACCAGCGAGATCGCCATGATCGGCGACGCCACCTCGTCCATCGCGCGGCGCGCCGCATCAATTGGGGCGTAACCGTGTTCGAGCTTGTGCTCGACCGCCTCCACCACCACGATCGCGTCGTCGACCACGATCCCGATCGCGAGCACCAGCCCCAGGAGCGACAGGTTGTTCAGGCTGAACCCGATCCCCGCCATGACCGCGAACGTGCCGACGATCGCGACCGGGACCGCGATGAGCGGGATCAGCGTCGCGCGCCAGCTCTGGAGGAAAACGAGCACCACGATCGCCACGAGGATGATCGCGTCGCGCAGCGCGTGGAACACTTCCGCGATCGACTCCTCGACGAACGGTGTGGTGTCGTAAACGATGGCGTAGTCGACCCCGGCCGGGAAGTCGTTCTTGAGTTGCGTCATGCGGGCTTTGATGCGCTCCGCGGTCTCGATCGCGTTGGACCCGGGGAGCTGGTAGACGGGGACGCCGACCGACGGTTTGCCGTCGAGGGTGCAGCCGGTGTCCTCGCTCTTGGCCCCGAGTTCGATCCCCCCGAGGTTCCGCTTGGCCCCGGCCGCGTCGGTGACCGTTCGGCGGTCGGAAATCACGTCCCTGAGTCGCGTCGTCGCCCCGTCCGGGTCCGTGCGGATGATGATCTCCCCGAACTCCTCCGGTCGGGTCAACCGCCCCTGGGTGCTGAGCGTGTACTGGAACGCCTGCCCGGTCGGGACCGGCGGGCGCCCGAGGCTCCCGGCGGCGACCTGCACGTTCTGCGTTTTCAGGGCGTTGATGATGTCCGGCGCGGTCAGGTTCCGGGACGCCACCTTCGCCGGGTCGAGCCAGACGCGCATGCTGTAGTCGAGCTGCCCGAACATGGTCACGTCGCCGACCCCCTCGACCTGCTTCAGTTCGTCCACGATGTTGATCGTCGCGTAGTTGCTCAGGTAGAGCAGGTCGCGGGACTTGTCCGGGGACGTCAGGTTCACCACGAGCAGGATGTTGGGCGACTTCTTCTTGACGCTCACGCCGGTCTGTTTGACTTCCTCCGGGAGCGTCGGGAGCGCGAGGTTGACGCGGTTCTGGACCTGCACCTGGGCGTCATCCAGATTGGTCCCGACCTCGAAGGTGACCGTGAGGACGTAAGTACCGTCGTTGGTACACTGCGACGACATGTACAGCATCCGCTCGACGCCGACGACCTGCTGTTCCACCGGGGCCGCAACCGTCTCGGCCACAATGGTCGCGCTCGCGCCGGTGTACGTACACCGGACCTCGACGGTCGGCGGGGCGATCTCCGGGTACTGGGCGATCGGGAGGCTGCGCACGGACACCAGGCCCGCGATCACGATCACGATCGAGATCACCGCGGCAAAAATGGGTCGGTCGATGAAGAACTTGGAAAGCCCGGACACGGTGCGCCCTCGCGGTTGGGTGACTCGGCGGCGTGCGGTACTCGCCTTCTGTAGTCGGTCTCAGTCAACAGATTGCAAGCGTGTGCAACGATTCTGCTTTTGTTTGTGCCCTCTCCCCTTGCGGGAGAGGGTCGCCGCGCTTCGCGGCGGGGTGAGGGGTTACTTCCCGTATGGGGTGGCCACCCCTCACCCGGTTCGCAAAGCCTCACCACCCTCTCCCGCAAGGGGAGAGGGCACAAACAAAAACGCTGGCGTCCCTCACGTTTGCAATTCGTTGATAGAAGCTGGTGAACCACGGACCCGGCACACCTCGGCTTCGACAGAGGCCGGCTACAGAAAACAGACGGACCACGCGCTTTGGTGTTACTTCTTGGCCGGCTTCGGCTCGACGGTCATGCCCGGTCGGAGCCGCTGGAGCCCGGAAACGATCACTTGGTCACTCGTGGCGAGGGGGCGCGGTTTGCCCTCGCCGGGGACGTCGATGCTTTCGACGACGCGCTCCTCGCCCTCCTGCACGCCGAGCACCACCTTCGCGCGGACCGCCTTGTTCTCGGGACCGACGAGGTACAGGAACTTGGTCCCCTGGTCCGAGCCGAACGCGGACTCGGGGACGAGCATTGCATTGACCGGTTCGCCGATCGGGACGCGGATTCGGGCGTACATGCCCGCGGCGAGCAACCGCTGGCCGACGGGCGGCTTCGGGTTGTCGAACCGGGCCTTCATCCGAACCGTGCCCGTCTTGGGGTTGAACTGGTTGTCCGCGAAGCTGATTTTCCCCTTCAGTGGGTACGCCGTTCCGTGCAGCGCCAGCCCCGCTTCCGCGGGGATCTCCCCGGGATCGGCGCTCTTGACCTTTCCGTCCCGGACGGCCTGCTGGATGCGCTGGAGCGTGTTCTCGTCCACGTCGAACGCCACGTCCATTTTCTCCACCGCGACGACGGTGGTGAGCAGCGTCGTGTTGCCCACGCCCCCGGTTACCAGGTTCCCCTCGGTAACCAGTTTGTCCCCCACGATGCCCGTTATGGGC
The Gemmata palustris DNA segment above includes these coding regions:
- a CDS encoding efflux RND transporter permease subunit, with amino-acid sequence MSGLSKFFIDRPIFAAVISIVIVIAGLVSVRSLPIAQYPEIAPPTVEVRCTYTGASATIVAETVAAPVEQQVVGVERMLYMSSQCTNDGTYVLTVTFEVGTNLDDAQVQVQNRVNLALPTLPEEVKQTGVSVKKKSPNILLVVNLTSPDKSRDLLYLSNYATINIVDELKQVEGVGDVTMFGQLDYSMRVWLDPAKVASRNLTAPDIINALKTQNVQVAAGSLGRPPVPTGQAFQYTLSTQGRLTRPEEFGEIIIRTDPDGATTRLRDVISDRRTVTDAAGAKRNLGGIELGAKSEDTGCTLDGKPSVGVPVYQLPGSNAIETAERIKARMTQLKNDFPAGVDYAIVYDTTPFVEESIAEVFHALRDAIILVAIVVLVFLQSWRATLIPLIAVPVAIVGTFAVMAGIGFSLNNLSLLGLVLAIGIVVDDAIVVVEAVEHKLEHGYAPIDAARRAMDEVASPIMAISLVLMAVFVPCAFISGITGQFFKQFAVTIAVSTFFSALNSLTLSPALCAILLKPKAEQTDPLTRGINLLLGWFFRLFNFGFDRGSAGYARSVGWLLRVSVVVLVVYGGLLFLTYKGFTTVPTGFIPTQDKGYLVVNVQLPDAASLERTAIVTSEIERIARGDQDDKENYPGVPGVAHTITIPGTSVIQNANGSNFATLFVVLDEFHNRHKPELRGDAIAGKLRAEFFRRIENASVAVFPPPPVDGLGSAGGFKVMIRDRAAQGLDPLQAATDTVAAKGNETPGLVGLFTPFRSNTPQLFVDVDRTKCLSMGVPLNDVFLTLQVYLGGYYTNDFNQFGRTWQVNLQADPGQRLTPDDVKQLKVRNTNGTMVPLGSVAEVRPVGGPVMVTRYNGVTAAAINGASLPGVSSGQVITSIDQVANDALPQGMNYQWTELTLLQIRAGNTAIVVFALAVVLVYLLLAAQYESLRLPLAVILVVPMCLLCSVIGVAIAKLDINIFVQVGFVVLVGLAAKNAILIVEFAKEKRAEGSTSHAAAVEACRLRLRPILMTSFAFILGVVPLVLAAGAGAEMRRALGISVFSGMLGVTLFGIFLTPVFYHVQEKFGLLFGTPVAPGAEPKERSAAHPNGDGVAADSVATSGPAQAPKT
- a CDS encoding efflux RND transporter periplasmic adaptor subunit, translated to MSVSRVGAARAAVRGGFVAALLTVVGCGGPDKTGKAELPHPIVSTAPPVERTVTRYETATGRATPLEQVEIRARVNGYLKAIRFQPGREVEKGQLLFEIDSEPYKADLARANATLATAVADLATSDADQQKSESRVATTKIEYDRQEALFKQGVGEQQTRNIAKGSYDEASAALRSAQAKVKVSKAKIDEGKANVQSADLNLGYCTITAPITGIVGDKLVTEGNLVTGGVGNTTLLTTVVAVEKMDVAFDVDENTLQRIQQAVRDGKVKSADPGEIPAEAGLALHGTAYPLKGKISFADNQFNPKTGTVRMKARFDNPKPPVGQRLLAAGMYARIRVPIGEPVNAMLVPESAFGSDQGTKFLYLVGPENKAVRAKVVLGVQEGEERVVESIDVPGEGKPRPLATSDQVIVSGLQRLRPGMTVEPKPAKK